ATCAGCAGCTGGAGCCAGCGCTACTGATGCAGACGTTGACCAGCTACGACGACGGCAGCCGCAGCCGCCAGCAGTGCGCCACGGCCCTGGCGGCCCTTGCCCGGCATCTGGAGCTGCCCTTACCGGAGGACTGGCGCCAAGAGGCCGGCGGCTATGGCCTGCACCGGGCCCGCTTCCGCCAACTGCCCACCGACCCACAGATCCTGGAGGCCGCAGGCCGCATTCCCAATCCCCAGTGGCGCCTGGCCTATGCCTTGATGGCCACCTACGGCCTGCGCAACCACGAGGTGTTCTTCTGCGATTGCTCCTCCCTGGCACCGGGTGGCGATCAGGTGTTGCGGGTGCTGCCGACCACCAAAACCGGTGAACACCAGAGTTGGCCATTCCACCCCGACTGGGTCGAACGCTTCGGCCTGCAGGAGCTGGCGGAGAATCCGGCCGCCCTGCCGGCGATCCAGACCGATCTGCGCCGCACCACCCTGCAGCAGGTGGGACGGCGTGTGAGTGAACAGTTCCGCCGCTATGACCTGCCGATTACGCCCTACGACCTGCGCCATGCCTGGGCCGTGCGCACCATCCATGTCGGCCTGCCGGACACCGTCGCCGCCAGGATGATGGGCCACTCGGTGGCGATCCACACCCGCACCTATCACCACTGGATCACCCGGCGTGACCAGCAGCAGGCGGTGGATGCAGCCCTCGCCCGTCAACCGGCCTGACCACACACCTGACTGAATTAAGACGATGACGTCGTTTCTAAGGCCACTGGCCTACCGCTACCGCTGGATCTACGACGCGGTAACGGCGGTGTCATCCCTGAGTGTGGGAGGGGTGGACCGCCTGCGGGGTCTAGGGCTTGATGCCTTGCAAGCCCAGCTCAAGCCCGGAGCTGCAGTGCTTGATCTCTGCTGCGGCAGCGGCGAAGCAGCAGCTCCTTGGCTGGCGGCAGGCTATGCCGTGACCGGC
This genomic interval from Synechococcus sp. UW69 contains the following:
- a CDS encoding site-specific integrase encodes the protein MELKSALETANAQLAERGTRLRIEQRGRRLNLRGALPLRGDPNRSSLQRISLGLTADPAGLSQALSTAALVQLQLEQRSFDWTLWSAPTSSKAKSQSIGIQAALKSFETAFFTDPRRRRSPASSRTTWTSAYLPYLRRLAHQSGNQQLEPALLMQTLTSYDDGSRSRQQCATALAALARHLELPLPEDWRQEAGGYGLHRARFRQLPTDPQILEAAGRIPNPQWRLAYALMATYGLRNHEVFFCDCSSLAPGGDQVLRVLPTTKTGEHQSWPFHPDWVERFGLQELAENPAALPAIQTDLRRTTLQQVGRRVSEQFRRYDLPITPYDLRHAWAVRTIHVGLPDTVAARMMGHSVAIHTRTYHHWITRRDQQQAVDAALARQPA